The genome window CCCTAAATCCCCCTTAAGAAGGGGGACGCAAGAGTAAGTTCTTGTCCCCCCCTTTTTAAAGGGGGCTAGGGGGGATCGAGCTTAACTGAACCCTATTGACTCATAACTGCTTAACTAACCAAGCGATCGCCCCTTCAACATCAGCAACCTGCTCAACATCGGCAATCGGCGGCCGCTGCACCATCACCACCGGAATTCCCAGTTCCCTAGCCGCCACAATTTTCGCATAAGTAGCACCGCCGCCGCTGTTTTTGCTAACAATAGTATCGATCTGATATTCTAATAGTAATTGGCGCTCCTCTTCCAAAGAAAAAGGCCCCCTTGCTAATAACAACTTACCGTTAGGAATAGGAGTATTTAGTGCCGGAGGATCGATCGCCCGCATCAAAAACCAAATAGCATCCAAACCCGCAAAAGCAGCCAATTCCTGCCTGCCAATCGTCAGAAACACCCGCCGAGACTGCCCTAATAAAGCCCTTGCAGCCTCCGAGTGGCCCGCAACTTCAATCCAGCGATCGCCCTCCACCCTCTCCCAAGCGGGACGCACCAGCATCAAATAGGGCACATTGCATTCCGCAGCAGCAACAGCAGCATTAGCAGAAATCCGAGCCGCAAACGGATGAGTAGCATCAATCAACAAGTCGATCGGGCGATCGACCAAAAAAGCTGCCAGCCCAGCCGCCCCACCAAACCCCCCAATTCGCACCGTACCCGTTTTTGGGGTAAAAGGCTGTTGAGTGCGCCCTGCTAGCGAAGATACCACCTCAATTTCAGCGATTTGAGACGCTCTTGCCGCCAGTTCAGCAGCATCCCCCGTCCCCCCCAAAATTAGCAACCGTTTTTTCATAAAATTAGTCCTAATACCAATTTAATGTGAAGTTGCACATATCTCGATCCCCCTAAATCCCCCTGATTGTTGGGGGACTTTGAGAAGAATCTTGTCCCCCCCTTATCAAGGGGGGCTAGGGGGGATCGGATTCTATGCAACCTCATAAAAAATTGGTATAACTTATCCAAGCAACCCCGGCAAATTCGGTTAATAATATGCTTAGTAAAGTTTAAACGACCAACAACGATGATTCGCTCACTTTTCACATTTTTTACAGTATTAATTGTAACCGGGTTAGTTTGGTTGGGAAATATCGCGCCCGTTGCCGCACAAGTACAACCAACAGATATCGCCGATCCTCAACAGGAATTGGAAGAACTCGTTCAAAAAGCTTTTGAAGCTACAAATGAAGGCCAATTCCCCGCCGCTGAAACTTTTTGGACTCAAATCATTGACAAATTTCCCTCACAAGCAGCCGCTTGGAGCAACCGAGGCAATTCTAGAGTCAGCCAAAACAAACTGCAAGCAGCTATTTCCGACTACGAAAGAGCGATCGAACTAGCTCCCGACGCCCCCGATCCATACCTAAACCGCGGCACCGCCTTAGAAGGTTTAGGACGCTGGTCAGAGGCGATCGCCGACTACAATCACGTACTAGAATTAGACTCCCAAGATCCAGCCGCCTACAACAACCGAGGCAACGCCGAAGCAGGTTTAGGACAATGGGAACAAGCAATTGCCGACTACAGCAAAGCCTTTGAACTA of Oscillatoria nigro-viridis PCC 7112 contains these proteins:
- a CDS encoding cobalt-precorrin-6A reductase translates to MKKRLLILGGTGDAAELAARASQIAEIEVVSSLAGRTQQPFTPKTGTVRIGGFGGAAGLAAFLVDRPIDLLIDATHPFAARISANAAVAAAECNVPYLMLVRPAWERVEGDRWIEVAGHSEAARALLGQSRRVFLTIGRQELAAFAGLDAIWFLMRAIDPPALNTPIPNGKLLLARGPFSLEEERQLLLEYQIDTIVSKNSGGGATYAKIVAARELGIPVVMVQRPPIADVEQVADVEGAIAWLVKQL
- a CDS encoding tetratricopeptide repeat protein — translated: MIRSLFTFFTVLIVTGLVWLGNIAPVAAQVQPTDIADPQQELEELVQKAFEATNEGQFPAAETFWTQIIDKFPSQAAAWSNRGNSRVSQNKLQAAISDYERAIELAPDAPDPYLNRGTALEGLGRWSEAIADYNHVLELDSQDPAAYNNRGNAEAGLGQWEQAIADYSKAFELAPEYAFARANHALALYQNGQTKEAIRNMKNIVRRYPQFADMRAALSACLWEAGKRGEAESNWVAAIGLDSRYKDLDWVAHNRRWPPLAVSALDKFLHLK